The proteins below are encoded in one region of Drosophila santomea strain STO CAGO 1482 chromosome 3R, Prin_Dsan_1.1, whole genome shotgun sequence:
- the LOC120454587 gene encoding sodium-independent sulfate anion transporter isoform X2, whose product MSIVKKLSFDAGCEEKEKYTAQNGDDYYGQANTVDLDVASKYSKPKEAHWLVRRIFFLSWITSYDREQAFADLIAGITLGLTIIPQSIAYAALAGLSSEYGLYSAFIGSIIYVFFGTIPQVSIGPTSLMAILTLQFCADKPVQVVIVLAFLAGLVELAMGVFQLGFIVSFIPAPVTKAFTSGTALIVVFAQIKNLLGVRMKGFPSIGDFFTNIRATDAAMGISCMIVLLLLRLLSQVNFKQDTPVTRRLKKILWYISISRNALVVFFTGLLVFIWVKKSSMEAVPFALSSKVSSAMPTIKLPPFAFEYQNRTYVFTDILHELGSGIVVVPIVAVLANVAIAKAFVKDGNLDASQEMLTLGLCNIAGSFFSAMPTCGAFTRSAVSQASGVRTPMAGIYTGLIVLSALSILTPYFQYIPKASLSAVLIAAVIFMIDLAPVKELWQTNKKDFFSWVGSFIICLVAGVELGLLFGIVLSMVFILLRLGNPKFEVTLKQHESAYYVHIVPQSDVYYTGVDALRSELRGACRLYRNDFPVVLDCGRFMQFDATFSEMLISVAKEMASHDVLLILQNMSLKVQQMLPVLGNVRFCQEDSQLSSHLQVEKEAPALEAKV is encoded by the exons ATGTCGATTGTGAAGAAGTTGTCCTTCGATG CTGGCTGCGAGGAGAAGGAGAAGTACACGGCCCAGAATGGCGATGATTATTATGGCCAGGCGAACACCGTCGACCTGGACGTGGCCAGCAAGTACTCCAAGCCCAAGGAAGCCCACTGGCTGGTGCGGCGCATATTCTTTCTCAGCTGGATTACCAGCTACGATCGGGAGCAAGCGTTCGCGGATCTGATTGCTGGCATCACCTTGGGCCTGACCATCATTCCACAAAGTATCGCGTATGCCGCGCTGGCAGGACTCTCCTCGGAGTACGGCCTGTACTCCGCCTTCATTGGCTCCATCATCTATGTGTTCTTCGGGACGATACCACAGGTGTCCATTGGACCCACCAGTTTGATGGCCATTCTCACCCTGCAATTCTGCGCCGACAAGCCGGTGCAGGTGGTCATCGTTCTGGCTTTCCTCGCCGGTTTGGTGGAACTGGCCATGGGTGTGTTCCAGCTGGGATTCATCGTGAGCTTCATACCTGCTCCGGTGACCAAGGCATTCACCTCGGGCACTGCGTTGATCGTCGTCTTTGCCCAGATCAAGAATCTCTTGGGGGTTCGCATGAAGGGATTTCCCTCGATCGGTGACTTTTTCACCAATATTCGAGCCACGGATGCCGCAATGGGCATATCCTGCATGATTGTTCTGCTTTTGTTGAGA CTGCTGTCGCAAGTGAATTTCAAGCAGGACACGCCTGTAACGCGTCGCCTGAAGAAGATCCTGTGGTACATCAGTATTTCCCGCAATGCTCTGGTCGTCTTCTTCACTGGCCTTCTGGTTTTCATCTGGGTGAAGAAGAGCTCCATGGAGGCGGTGCCCTTTGCGCTTTCCTCAAAGGTTTCCTCGGCCATGCCCACCATCAAGTTGCCGCCCTTCGCCTTCGAGTACCAGAATCGCACCTATGTGTTCACGGACATCCTCCACGAACTGGGCAGCGGAATCGTTGTGGTGCCCATTGTGGCGGTTCTGGCCAATGTGGCCATTGCCAAAGCCTTCg TTAAGGATGGCAATCTGGATGCCTCGCAAGAGATGCTTACTTTGGGTCTGTGCAACATAGCCGGCTCCTTCTTCAGTGCCATGCCCACCTGCGGAGCCTTCACCCGCTCGGCTGTGAGTCAGGCGTCTGGAGTGCGCACCCCAATGGCTGGCATATACACGGGATTGATAGTGCTCTCCGCACTGAGCATCCTGACCCCCTACTTTCAGTACATTCCAAAGGCTTCCCTGTCCGCAGTTTTAATAGCAGCCGTCATCTTTATG ATTGATCTTGCTCCGGTTAAGGAGCTCTGGCAGACCAACAAGAAGGACTTCTTCAGTTGGGTGGGCAGCTTCATCATCTGCTTGGTGGCCGGCGTGGAGTTGGGTCTGCTCTTCGGCATTGTTCTCAGCATGGTGTTTATACTGCTGCGCCTGGGCAACCCGAAGTTTGAAGTCACCCTAAAGCAG CATGAATCCGCGTACTACGTGCACATTGTGCCCCAGTCGGATGTCTATTACACAGGCGTGGATGCACTGCGATCTGAGTTGCGAGGAGCCTGCAGATTGTATCGCAATGATTTCCCAGTTGTTCTCGATTGCGGTCGCTTCATGCAGTTCGATGCCACGTTCAGTGAGATGCTGATTTCGGTGGCCAAGGAGATGGCCAGCCACGATGTCCTGCTGATCCTGCAGAACATGAGCCTGAAAGTGCAGCAGATGCTGCCCGTGTTGGGCAATGTGAGGTTCTGCCAGGAGGACAGCCAGCTCTCCAGCCATCTGCAGGTGGAAAAGGAAGCACCTGCTCTGGAGGCCAAGGTGTAG
- the LOC120454585 gene encoding uncharacterized protein LOC120454585 isoform X10: MPYESMHHHQSAAAAVAAGTTPNGMLDALSLQLRDAEMRRTEIERAHQETLAQIRNLSGSARPDAEAVENLQSRARELEKKVALENVRCEELQIELTSALKAKQASRSACSGMGSVSSGGGATIPTSASSSTVTWAPTISHQDQGTEIDIIMAKIEQDNRVLAELEQPRTSASASMSALPHSSMLSTVNSEFRTISKSELEEELNRYKRAVLGGGGGGGGGGGGMSALSSGYSSLPQSLASTLPNGGASTSLSGTSLGSHSAAAAAAAHSVSAGPGGVVGGGGGQGGLSSISALVPNSISGISSSLSSHAIQSMQYGTGQTSVEKLLSGTSGITGIPPLPVNIHTMKAMPTALSQRGTIQLYNLQSTTMPLLSLNSHNLPPAGSTSYSALGAGGGTSLTHPTMANLGLLDTGTLLGTAGLSGLGVGPGVGGITGATSLYGLSGGGGAGGLGSSYGPPFLDVASSASYPFTAAALRQASKMKMLDEIDIPLTRYNRSSPCSPIPPNNWGLDEFTDGLSVSMMHNRGGLALGALDLDTRNHGLNGASEPQVDMLDIPGKGRCCVFIARFPYDPPDVHNEFLSMPCREAEGELSLCAGDYLLVWTSGEPQGGYLDAELLDGRRGLVPASFVQRLVGDDLLEFHQAVLSTLRDAEDGSMQCDTTSLPSLPPHNPLLTHTHEDLARLSETHTDLEHDQDDISDNVPAPKHLTLERQLNKSVLIGWSPPEPVGYNLIDSYHVYVDGVLKVTVKANERTRALIEGVDSTRPHRISVRSVTQNRQTSRDAACTMIIGRDTAHLGPSAVRASHITCSSAVISWLPANSNHQHVVCVNNVEVRTVKPGMYRHTITGLAPSTQYRVTVRAKHLRAVGQHAANVGQSVVGAGRPGQEEAPGAYADFRTLTKGLPDPPQEIQLEAGPQDGTILVTWQPVNRPTSTGPVTGYAVYADGKKVTDINSPTGDHALIDIGKLGVFNPRAVTIRTKSRDSQSADSAPILIPNTVRNAVARRGPNQMGMGPQLPQGPHGMPVQQQMGGMPGQPGQQGQHMMGGQQQDHGQYDPNQMQQQGMQPGQPGQPGHQPDGGSGLLGGLLGGLFSKPTQNQVNQNGYQPGQPGAQRGMVPIPGRPQGPQQQQQQPYGPQGPMGGPRFRGPVPGQLNMQGQQMQGQMQGQMQGQMPGQMPGQMPGQMPGQMPGQMPGQMPGQMPGQMPGQMPGQMPGQMMGPRGPLNQQQQQQQQQMQQGQMMPGQQPGQQQTQPGQPGQPGQMPGAQKKPRYFVAMFDYDPSTMSPNPDGCDEELPFQEGDTIKVFGDKDADGFYWGELRGRRGYVPHNMVSEVEDTTASMTAGGQMPGQMPGQMPGQMGQGQGVGVGGTAQVMPGQSAPQQSMRNVSRDRWGDIYANMPVKRMIALYDYDPQELSPNVDAEQVELCFKTGEIILVYGDMDEDGFYMGELDGVRGLVPSNFLADAPDQYNNQMGPGGVAGRGGLSQRGRGQGPGARGPPPPPRDNMMPGMGGRGQPGKNARPASPTLLDNTGHPAPDHQTQGMIGRVGNVGLQQQQQQQQQQLQQQQQQYGQQQTQMGQQHQQQQQMGQPGMMGQQMGQPMGQQMGQQMGQMGQQMGQQQMGQQQQQQQPPTTQAQTGGLFSGATSLLSGATSAATGGLFGSKQPPKTDPMQPQGGVQPAQQQANAFGAQQPGMGMQQQGGMQQGMQPGMQQGMQQGMQQGMQQGMQQGMQQGMQPGMQQQQQQPQQVPPQAQAPPPGPGAGLLGGLKGIAAAAPGGDVLSKGKDLFGKFGFGFGK, encoded by the exons GCGTGCTGGCCGAGCTGGAGCAGCCGCGCACCTCGGCCAGCGCCAGCATGTCAGCATTGCCGCACAGTTCCATGTTGAGCACGGTAAATAGCGAATTTAGAACCATATCAAAGAGTG AACTCGAAGAAGAACTGAACCGCTACAAAAGAGCAGTTTTgggcggaggcggaggaggaggaggaggtggcggTGGGATGTCCGCCCTGTCCTCCGGCTACTCGAGCCTGCCGCAATCGCTGGCCTCCACGCTGCCCAATGGAGGGGCCAGCACCAGCTTGAGCGGCACCAGCCTTGGCTCGCACAGCGcggccgccgctgctgccgcccaCAGTGTATCCGCTGGACCGGGAGGCGTGGtcggtggcggcggtggccaAGGCGGCCTATCATCCATATCGGCCCTGGTGCCCAACTCAATCAGCGGCATATCCTCGAGTCTGAGCAGCCATGCCATTCAATCCATGCAATACGGCACCGGACAGACGTCCGTGGAGAAACTGCTGAGCGGAACTAGTGGAATCACTGGCATTCCACCCCTGCCGGTAAATATTCACACGATGAAGGCTATGCCGACGGCATTAAGTCAG CGCGGAACAATACAGCTGTACAATTTGCAGAGCACAACCATGCCCCTCCTGTCACTCAACTCGCATAACCTGCCGCCCGCCGGCTCGACCAGCTACTCGGCACTGGGCGCCGGTGGCGGCACCTCGCTGACGCACCCGACCATGGCCAATCTGGGCCTGCTGGACACCGGCACCCTCCTGGGTACCGCCGGCTTGAGCGGATTGGGCGTGGGCCCAGGTGTCGGCGGCATCACTGGTGCCACATCTCTGTATGGCCTgagcggcggcggaggagccGGTGGCCTGGGCAGCTCCTATGGCCCGCCCTTTCTGGATGTTGCGTCGAGCGCCTCGTATCCATTCACCGCGGCCGCCCTGCGACAGGCttccaaaatgaaaatgctgGACGAGATCGACATACCGCTGACGCGATACAACCGCAGCTCGCCCTGCTCACCCATTCCGCCGAACAACTGGGGACTGGACGAGTTCACCGACGGCCTCAGTGTCTCCATGATGCACAACCGCGGCGGCCTGGCACTGGGTGCCCTGGATTTGGACA CTCGCAATCATGGCCTGAATGGAGCGAGTGAACCGCAGGTGGATATGCTGGATATTCCTGGAAAGGGCCGCTGCTGTGTGTTCATAGCCCGATTTCCCTATGATCCTCCAGA TGTTCATAATGAATTCCTTTCCATGCCTTGCAGGGAGGCTGAGGGCGAGCTCTCCCTGTGCGCCGGCGACTATCTGCTGGTGTGGACCAGTGGTGAGCCCCAAGGTGGCTACCTGGATGCGGAGCTGCTGGACGGGCGCCGCGGCCTCGTTCCGGCCTCCTTTGTGCAGCGCTTAGTAG GCGACGACCTGCTGGAGTTCCACCAGGCGGTGCTGTCGACGCTGCGCGATGCCGAGGACGGATCGATGCAGTGCGACACCACGTCGCTGCCCTCCTTGCCGCCGCACAACCCATtgctcacacacacccacGAGGATCTGGCTCGCTTGAGTGAGACGCACACCGATCTGGAGCACGACCAGGACGACATCAGCGACAATG TTCCAGCACCCAAGCACTTGACGCTGGAACGGCAGCTGAACAAGAGCGTGCTCATTGGCTGGTCGCCGCCGGAGCCAGTGGGCTACAACCTCATCGACAGCTACCACGTCTACGTGGACGGCGTGCTCAAGGTCACCGTGAAGGCCAACGAACGCACACGCGCGCTAATCGAGGGCGTTGACTCCACGCGG CCGCATCGCATCAGCGTGCGGAGCGTGACCCAGAACCGGCAGACATCGCGGGATGCCGCCTGCACGATGATCATCGGGCGGGACACCGCTCACCTGGGCCCCTCGGCGGTGCGCGCCTCGCACATAACTTGTTCCTCGGCGGTCATCTCGTGGCTGCCGGCCAACTCGAACCACCAGCACGTGGTGTGTGTAAACAATGTGGAGGTGCGCACCGTCAAGCCGGGCATGTACAGGCACACGATCACCGGCCTGGCGCCGAGCACCCAATACCGGGTGACGGTGCGGGCCAAGCACCTGCGGGCCGTGGGCCAGCACGCGGCGAATGTGGGCCAGAGTGTGGTCGGTGCTGGGCGGCCGGGACAGGAGGAGGCGCCCGGTGCATACGCCGACTTCCGCACCCTGACCAAGGGCCTGCCCGATCCGCCGCAGGAGATCCAGCTGGAGGCCGGTCCGCAGGATGGTACCATTCTGGTGACATGGCAGCCGGTTAACAGGCCCACCTCAACGGGGCCTGTAACCGGCTATGCTGTGTACGCCGATGGTAAGAAGGTCACCGACATCAACTCGCCCACCGGCGACCACGCCCTCATCGACATCGGCAAACTGGGCGTCTTCAATCCGCGTGCCGTCACCATACGCACCAAGTCCCGCGACTCCCAGTCGGCGGACAGTGCGCCCATTTTGATACCAA ATACTGTGCGCAATGCGGTGGCTCGCCGGGGTCCCAATCAGATGGGCATGGGTCCGCAGTTGCCGCAGGGACCGCACGGGATGCCGGTGCAGCAGCAGATGGGCGGAATGCCCGGCCAGCCGGGTCAGCAGGGTCAGCACATGATGGGtgggcagcagcaggatcaCGGCCAGTACGATCCCAaccagatgcagcagcagggCATGCAGCCGGGTCAGCCGGGTCAACCGGGTCATCAG CCCGACGGAGGCTCCGGATTGTTAGGTGGCCTGCTCGGTGGCCTCTTCTCGAAACCCACACAGAATCAAGTGAACCAGAAT GGCTATCAGCCAGGCCAACCAGGAGCGCAGCGGGGCATGGTCCCGATTCCAGGAAGACCGCAGGgaccacagcaacagcagcagcagccctACGGACCCCAGGGTCCCATGGGTGGGCCACGCTTTCGAGGACCAGTTCCCGGCCAGCTTAACATGCAGGGCCAGCAGATGCAGGGGCAGATGCAAGGGCAGATGCAAGGACAGATGCCAGGTCAGATGCCGGGTCAGATGCCGGGTCAAATGCCAGGTCAGATGCCGGGTCAAATGCCGGGTCAAATGCCTGGTCAGATGCCTGGTCAGATGCCCGGTCAGATGCCCGGTCAGATGCCTGGCCAGATGATGGGACCACGAGGACCGctcaaccagcagcagcaacagcagcagcagcagatgcagcaggGCCAGATGATGCCCGGCCAGCAGCCAGGACAACAGCAGACACAGCCCGGCCAGCCGGGACAACCGGGTCAGATGCCCGGAGCACAGAAGAAGCCCCGCTACTTTGTGGCCATGTTCGACTACGACCCATCCACGATGAGTCCCAATCCCGATGGCTGCGACGAAGAGCTGCCCTTCCAGGAGGGCGACACGATCAAG GTATTTGGTGATAAGGATGCCGATGGCTTCTACTGGGGCGAGCTGCGCGGTCGCAGGGGCTATGTGCCGCACAACATGGTCTCCGAGGTGGAGGACACCACCGCCTCCATGACCGCCGGTGGCCAGATGCCCGGTCAGATGCCCGGCCAGATGCCCGGCCAGATGGGCCAGGGTCagggagtgggcgtgggcggcACCGCCCAGGTGATGCCCGGCCAGAGTGCTCCGCAGCAGAGCATGCGGAACGTGAGTCGCGACCGCTGGGGTGACATCTATGCCAATATGCCCGTGAAGCGGATGATCGCGCTCTACGACTACGATCCCCAGGAGTTGAGTCCCAATGTGGATGCCGAG CAGGTGGAATTGTGTTTCAAGACGGGCGAAATCATACTCGTTTACGGTGATATGGATGAAGACGGTTTCTACATGGGCGAGCTGGACGGCGTGCGAGGCCTGGTGCCGTCGAACTTCCTGGCGGACGCGCCCGACCAGTACAACAACCAGATGGGTCCCGGCGGAGTGGCCGGCCGCGGCGGTCTGAGCCAGAGGGGCAGGGGTCAGGGGCCAGGAGCGAGGGGGCCGCCGCCCCCGCCACGTGACAACATGATGCCCGGAATGGGCGGTCGCGGCCAGCCGGGCAAAA ATGCTCGCCCTGCTTCCCCTACACTGTTAGACAACACGGGCCATCCTGCCCCCGATCACCAAACGCAG GGGATGATCGGTCGCGTTGGTAATGTCgggctgcagcagcaacagcagcagcagcagcagcaactccaacagcagcagcagcagtatgGTCAGCAACAGACGCAGATGGgacagcagcatcagcaacagcagcaaatggGACAACCTGGAATGATGGGTCAGCAGATGGGCCAGCCGATGGGTCAGCAGATGGGACAGCAGATGGGTCAAATGGGTCAGCAGATGGGTCAGCAGCAGAtgggacagcagcagcagcagcaacagccgccGACGACACAGGCGCAAACGGGCGGACTATTCTCCGGCGCGACTAGCCTGCTCTCTGGTGCTACCTCGGCTGCCACCGGTGGTCTATTTGGGTCGAAGCAACCGCCCAAGACGGATCCAATGCAACCACAAGGTGGTGTGCAGCCAGCGCAGCAACAAGCAAACGCCTTTGGTGCCCAGCAGCCTGGCATGGGCATGCAGCAGCAGGGGGGGATGCAGCAAGGGATGCAGCCCGGAATGCAGCAGGGCATGCAGCAGGGGATGCAGCAAGGGATGCAGCAGGGGATGCAGCAGGGCATGCAGCAGGGGATGCAGCCCGGaatgcagcaacagcagcagcagccacaacaagtGCCACCGCAAGCCCAGGCGCCGCCTCCAGGACCGGGCGCCGGATTGCTGGGCGGGCTCAAGGGCATCGCGGCAGCGGCGCCCGGCGGCGATGTCCTGTCGAAAGGCAAAGATCTCTTCGGAAAATTCGGGTTCGGCTTTGGCAAATAA
- the LOC120454587 gene encoding sodium-independent sulfate anion transporter isoform X1, giving the protein MRWPRKHTFGLWPKGNSGNRGNGGATGQPEAVAATVATIYNPGCEEKEKYTAQNGDDYYGQANTVDLDVASKYSKPKEAHWLVRRIFFLSWITSYDREQAFADLIAGITLGLTIIPQSIAYAALAGLSSEYGLYSAFIGSIIYVFFGTIPQVSIGPTSLMAILTLQFCADKPVQVVIVLAFLAGLVELAMGVFQLGFIVSFIPAPVTKAFTSGTALIVVFAQIKNLLGVRMKGFPSIGDFFTNIRATDAAMGISCMIVLLLLRLLSQVNFKQDTPVTRRLKKILWYISISRNALVVFFTGLLVFIWVKKSSMEAVPFALSSKVSSAMPTIKLPPFAFEYQNRTYVFTDILHELGSGIVVVPIVAVLANVAIAKAFVKDGNLDASQEMLTLGLCNIAGSFFSAMPTCGAFTRSAVSQASGVRTPMAGIYTGLIVLSALSILTPYFQYIPKASLSAVLIAAVIFMIDLAPVKELWQTNKKDFFSWVGSFIICLVAGVELGLLFGIVLSMVFILLRLGNPKFEVTLKQHESAYYVHIVPQSDVYYTGVDALRSELRGACRLYRNDFPVVLDCGRFMQFDATFSEMLISVAKEMASHDVLLILQNMSLKVQQMLPVLGNVRFCQEDSQLSSHLQVEKEAPALEAKV; this is encoded by the exons ATGCGTTGGCCGCGAAAGCACACGTTCGGCTTGTGGCCCAAGGGCAATAGTGGGAATCGTGGCAATGGAGGAGCCACTGGGCAACCGGAGGCAGTTGCGGCCACTGTGGCCACAATTTACAATC CTGGCTGCGAGGAGAAGGAGAAGTACACGGCCCAGAATGGCGATGATTATTATGGCCAGGCGAACACCGTCGACCTGGACGTGGCCAGCAAGTACTCCAAGCCCAAGGAAGCCCACTGGCTGGTGCGGCGCATATTCTTTCTCAGCTGGATTACCAGCTACGATCGGGAGCAAGCGTTCGCGGATCTGATTGCTGGCATCACCTTGGGCCTGACCATCATTCCACAAAGTATCGCGTATGCCGCGCTGGCAGGACTCTCCTCGGAGTACGGCCTGTACTCCGCCTTCATTGGCTCCATCATCTATGTGTTCTTCGGGACGATACCACAGGTGTCCATTGGACCCACCAGTTTGATGGCCATTCTCACCCTGCAATTCTGCGCCGACAAGCCGGTGCAGGTGGTCATCGTTCTGGCTTTCCTCGCCGGTTTGGTGGAACTGGCCATGGGTGTGTTCCAGCTGGGATTCATCGTGAGCTTCATACCTGCTCCGGTGACCAAGGCATTCACCTCGGGCACTGCGTTGATCGTCGTCTTTGCCCAGATCAAGAATCTCTTGGGGGTTCGCATGAAGGGATTTCCCTCGATCGGTGACTTTTTCACCAATATTCGAGCCACGGATGCCGCAATGGGCATATCCTGCATGATTGTTCTGCTTTTGTTGAGA CTGCTGTCGCAAGTGAATTTCAAGCAGGACACGCCTGTAACGCGTCGCCTGAAGAAGATCCTGTGGTACATCAGTATTTCCCGCAATGCTCTGGTCGTCTTCTTCACTGGCCTTCTGGTTTTCATCTGGGTGAAGAAGAGCTCCATGGAGGCGGTGCCCTTTGCGCTTTCCTCAAAGGTTTCCTCGGCCATGCCCACCATCAAGTTGCCGCCCTTCGCCTTCGAGTACCAGAATCGCACCTATGTGTTCACGGACATCCTCCACGAACTGGGCAGCGGAATCGTTGTGGTGCCCATTGTGGCGGTTCTGGCCAATGTGGCCATTGCCAAAGCCTTCg TTAAGGATGGCAATCTGGATGCCTCGCAAGAGATGCTTACTTTGGGTCTGTGCAACATAGCCGGCTCCTTCTTCAGTGCCATGCCCACCTGCGGAGCCTTCACCCGCTCGGCTGTGAGTCAGGCGTCTGGAGTGCGCACCCCAATGGCTGGCATATACACGGGATTGATAGTGCTCTCCGCACTGAGCATCCTGACCCCCTACTTTCAGTACATTCCAAAGGCTTCCCTGTCCGCAGTTTTAATAGCAGCCGTCATCTTTATG ATTGATCTTGCTCCGGTTAAGGAGCTCTGGCAGACCAACAAGAAGGACTTCTTCAGTTGGGTGGGCAGCTTCATCATCTGCTTGGTGGCCGGCGTGGAGTTGGGTCTGCTCTTCGGCATTGTTCTCAGCATGGTGTTTATACTGCTGCGCCTGGGCAACCCGAAGTTTGAAGTCACCCTAAAGCAG CATGAATCCGCGTACTACGTGCACATTGTGCCCCAGTCGGATGTCTATTACACAGGCGTGGATGCACTGCGATCTGAGTTGCGAGGAGCCTGCAGATTGTATCGCAATGATTTCCCAGTTGTTCTCGATTGCGGTCGCTTCATGCAGTTCGATGCCACGTTCAGTGAGATGCTGATTTCGGTGGCCAAGGAGATGGCCAGCCACGATGTCCTGCTGATCCTGCAGAACATGAGCCTGAAAGTGCAGCAGATGCTGCCCGTGTTGGGCAATGTGAGGTTCTGCCAGGAGGACAGCCAGCTCTCCAGCCATCTGCAGGTGGAAAAGGAAGCACCTGCTCTGGAGGCCAAGGTGTAG